The Sporomusa termitida genome has a window encoding:
- a CDS encoding 4Fe-4S dicluster domain-containing protein, translated as MKCAGGCPINFVMEHNNYEILRMIQLGEKDKVYQSNTPWLCVGCKTCAVRCPNGIDTSKVMDTIKMETIAENKIPASHYNVKLFYELFLDSMKGFPVIGGEGRGYELGLMGLYKLCTGTYLADMNLGKEMTKRGKMPFLPHNALKRRKGEVKKIFQRAKEKKAR; from the coding sequence ATGAAGTGTGCTGGTGGCTGTCCGATAAACTTTGTCATGGAGCATAACAATTACGAAATCTTGCGGATGATTCAGCTGGGAGAAAAGGATAAGGTTTATCAATCCAATACTCCATGGCTCTGCGTTGGTTGTAAAACCTGCGCAGTACGCTGTCCAAACGGAATTGACACATCCAAGGTCATGGACACGATTAAGATGGAGACCATTGCTGAAAACAAAATTCCGGCCAGCCATTATAATGTCAAGTTGTTTTACGAATTGTTTCTTGACTCCATGAAAGGGTTTCCGGTGATCGGCGGCGAAGGCCGGGGTTATGAACTTGGTCTCATGGGACTTTACAAATTGTGCACAGGCACTTATTTGGCGGACATGAATCTCGGCAAAGAAATGACTAAACGGGGCAAAATGCCGTTTTTGCCACATAATGCCCTTAAGCGGCGCAAGGGTGAAGTCAAGAAAATATTTCAGAGAGCAAAGGAGAAAAAGGCGCGATGA
- a CDS encoding CoB--CoM heterodisulfide reductase iron-sulfur subunit B family protein → MKLGYYPGCSLHSTAAEYNMATEAVFNALGLELDELPEWNCCGATAGHSTDKFLALALPLRNLVIAEAEQQKELVLPCAACYNLVKGADHYCREGTPEARDANEELKSIMGSAYNGTVHVTHPLEVIMRKEYISKVGAQVKKPLSGLKLAPYYGCLLTRPTYVAFDDVEQPQAMDQLMKLAGADVKRWSYKTDCCGGSLTVPRTDVVYEITKNLVTAAQRAGADAIVTACPLCQMTLETRQKEIQKPIPVFFFTELLGISFAHPEAKKWMKKHIINPIPLLTSLQLL, encoded by the coding sequence ATGAAACTAGGCTATTATCCAGGCTGTTCGCTGCACTCCACTGCGGCTGAATACAATATGGCTACCGAGGCTGTATTTAATGCGCTAGGGCTGGAGTTAGACGAACTGCCCGAGTGGAATTGCTGTGGCGCTACCGCCGGTCACTCCACTGACAAATTTCTTGCGCTTGCCTTGCCGCTGAGGAATCTCGTTATTGCTGAAGCCGAACAGCAAAAAGAACTGGTCCTGCCATGTGCTGCCTGTTATAATCTTGTGAAAGGCGCGGACCATTATTGCCGTGAAGGTACTCCGGAAGCCAGGGATGCTAACGAAGAACTGAAAAGTATAATGGGATCAGCCTACAATGGCACTGTTCATGTCACCCACCCGCTGGAAGTCATTATGAGGAAAGAATATATCAGTAAGGTTGGCGCGCAGGTTAAAAAACCGCTTAGCGGTCTTAAGCTTGCACCTTATTATGGCTGTCTTCTTACCAGACCTACGTATGTGGCTTTTGATGACGTAGAGCAACCGCAGGCGATGGACCAACTGATGAAACTGGCCGGTGCCGATGTCAAGCGGTGGTCATATAAAACTGACTGCTGCGGCGGCAGTTTAACGGTGCCACGTACCGATGTTGTTTACGAGATAACGAAAAATCTGGTGACTGCCGCGCAACGGGCAGGGGCCGATGCGATCGTAACAGCATGTCCATTGTGTCAGATGACTTTAGAAACCCGGCAGAAAGAAATACAGAAACCCATACCAGTCTTTTTCTTCACCGAATTGCTGGGGATTAGTTTCGCTCATCCTGAAGCAAAAAAATGGATGAAGAAACATATTATTAATCCCATACCGCTCTTGACATCATTGCAGTTGTTGTAA